The following are encoded together in the Pseudodesulfovibrio indicus genome:
- the rpsL gene encoding 30S ribosomal protein S12: MPTINQLIRKGREAQPKRKKTPALMECPQRRGVCTRVYTTTPKKPNSALRKVARVRLTNGMEVTAYIGGEGHNLQEHSVVLIRGGRVKDLPGVRYHIVRGTLDTSGVDDRRRGRSKYGTKRPK, encoded by the coding sequence ATGCCTACCATTAACCAGCTGATCCGCAAGGGCCGTGAAGCTCAGCCCAAGCGGAAAAAAACCCCGGCCCTGATGGAATGCCCTCAGCGTCGAGGCGTTTGCACCAGGGTGTACACCACGACCCCGAAGAAGCCGAACTCCGCGCTTCGTAAGGTCGCCCGCGTGCGCCTGACCAACGGCATGGAAGTCACCGCGTACATCGGTGGTGAAGGCCACAACCTGCAGGAACACTCCGTGGTTCTGATCCGCGGCGGCCGTGTAAAGGACCTTCCCGGTGTCCGTTACCACATCGTCCGCGGTACCCTCGATACCTCCGGTGTCGACGATCGTCGCCGCGGCCGTTCCAAGTACGGCACCAAGCGCCCGAAATAG
- the rplD gene encoding 50S ribosomal protein L4, with amino-acid sequence MAKIQVVDQNNKKVGDFELAPEVFEVEIMPEILNQVVRAQRASQRQGTHATKNRALKDGGGRKPWRQKGTGRARAGSSNSPLWRGGAATFGPQPRDYTFKVNKKVRKLALKMALSSRVSEEKMMVVKSIDLAEIKTKAFAEVAETLGLNKTLIVAKNADRNLELSARNMPHIKVIEADKLNVYDVLLYPELVMLEAAAQDVQERLK; translated from the coding sequence ATGGCAAAAATTCAAGTTGTAGATCAGAATAACAAGAAGGTGGGCGACTTCGAGCTGGCCCCCGAGGTTTTCGAGGTGGAGATCATGCCCGAAATCCTCAACCAGGTCGTCCGCGCCCAGCGCGCTTCCCAGCGCCAGGGCACCCATGCCACCAAGAACCGCGCCCTCAAGGACGGCGGCGGCCGCAAGCCGTGGCGCCAGAAGGGCACCGGTCGTGCCCGTGCCGGTTCCAGCAACTCGCCCCTGTGGCGTGGTGGTGCCGCCACCTTCGGCCCGCAGCCTCGCGACTATACCTTCAAGGTCAACAAGAAGGTCCGCAAGCTGGCCCTCAAGATGGCTCTGTCCTCCCGCGTCTCCGAAGAGAAGATGATGGTGGTCAAGTCCATCGATCTCGCTGAGATCAAGACCAAGGCCTTTGCCGAAGTCGCTGAAACCCTCGGCCTGAACAAGACCCTGATCGTCGCCAAGAACGCCGATCGGAATCTGGAGCTGTCCGCACGGAACATGCCCCACATCAAGGTTATCGAGGCCGACAAGCTGAATGTTTACGACGTGCTGCTGTACCCCGAGCTGGTTATGCTCGAGGCCGCCGCCCAAGACGTTCAAGAGAGGTTGAAGTAA
- the rpoC gene encoding DNA-directed RNA polymerase subunit beta': MTLDDLFTLRGAPNAAAQGRNLKAIQISIAAPETIREWSYGEVKKPETINYRTFKPERDGLFCAKIFGPVKDYECNCGKYKRMKHRGIVCEKCGVEVIASKVRRERMGHIELAAPVAHIWFLKTLPSKIGTLLDITMADLEKVLYFDSFIVLDPGETPLKKHQVVSEDQYFQVIDHFGESALTVGMGAETVRTMLQALDLPTLRAELREESQTTRSQTKKKKITKRLKIVEAFLESGNKPEWMIMEVIPIIPPELRPLVPLDGGRFATSDLNDLYRRVINRNNRLKRLLELGAPEIIIRNEKRMLQEAVDALFDNGRRGRAITGTNGRPLKSLSDMIKGKQGRFRQNLLGKRVDYSGRSVIVVGPKLKLHQCGLPKKMALELFKPFIYSELEKREIATTIKSAKKMVEREDLVVWDILEDVVREYPIMLNRAPTLHRLGIQAFEPLLVEGKAIQLHPLVCSAYNADFDGDQMAVHVPLSVEAQIECRVLMMSSNNILSPSNGSPIINPSQDIVLGLYYLTTPRSFEKGEGMIFSSPEEVIAAHDFGAVGIHARIKVRINGEIVETTTGRIIVSELIPEKVPFELVNCVLNKKNIAALVTGAYRLAGTKATVILCDRIKDLGYEYATRAGVTIGVKDLKIPDKKAKMLETANAEVDEIENQFQDGIITRTEKYNKVVDVWTKVTNDISNEMMQEMSTDVLVDPKTGNTEVNSSFNPIYMMATSGARGNQDQMRQLAGMRGLMAKPSGEIIETPITASFREGLSVLQYFISTHGARKGLADTALKTANSGYLTRRLVDVVQDVTVSELDCGTVDGLELTHYIKGGEIKQRLAERVLGRVTMFDTYDEETGKLVIPSNTMIDAAYAKKLDESGVNSIVIRSGLTCKSKQGVCAMCYGRDLARGHLVNVGETVGIIAAQSIGEPGTQLTMRTFHIGGTASKEIESSSIESQHNGRVITSRMRTVVNSDGHKMVLGKSCQVGIVDEQGREREKYVLPSGARLLVDEGQEVKKGAALAEWDPYMEPFIVDVSGVIKFKDIIEGKTVQEDRTSKASFTIMEYRTTNYRPAVTLLGEGGKPVHRPGTDIDANFAMPVGAILMVKDGDTVRAGDVIARKPRESSKTKDIVGGLPRVAELFEVRKPKDLGVVSSIDGIVTFGPETKGKRKVIVTPETGDAQEFLIPKGKHITVQESDFVEAGDLLTEGSPELHDILRIKGEKHLARYLVEEIQDVYRFQGVNINDKHIEIIVRQMLKKVSILNPGSTSFLIGEQVDKMRFMEENSKVVAEGGEPAVAETLVLGITQASLSTDSFISAASFQETTKVLTEASLKGKSDYLRGLKENVIVGRLVPAGTGFRKYTDAEISVPDQPERPDKFLEELEESPLLVDMPLA; this comes from the coding sequence ATGACGTTGGACGATCTGTTCACCTTGCGTGGAGCGCCGAACGCGGCGGCCCAGGGCCGCAACCTCAAAGCGATCCAGATATCCATCGCTGCGCCTGAAACGATCCGCGAGTGGTCCTACGGTGAAGTCAAGAAGCCGGAGACCATCAACTACCGTACCTTCAAGCCGGAGCGCGACGGCCTGTTCTGCGCCAAGATCTTCGGCCCGGTGAAGGACTACGAGTGCAACTGCGGCAAGTACAAGCGCATGAAGCATCGCGGCATCGTCTGCGAAAAGTGCGGCGTCGAGGTCATTGCCTCCAAGGTTCGCCGCGAGCGTATGGGACACATCGAACTGGCCGCGCCTGTGGCGCACATCTGGTTCCTGAAGACCCTGCCGTCCAAGATCGGCACGCTGCTCGACATCACCATGGCCGACCTGGAAAAGGTCCTGTACTTCGACTCGTTCATCGTGCTTGATCCGGGCGAGACCCCGCTGAAGAAGCACCAGGTCGTCAGCGAGGACCAGTACTTCCAGGTCATCGACCACTTCGGCGAGTCCGCCCTGACCGTGGGCATGGGCGCGGAGACCGTCCGCACCATGCTCCAGGCCCTGGACCTGCCGACCCTGCGCGCCGAGCTGCGCGAAGAGTCGCAGACCACCCGGTCGCAGACCAAGAAGAAGAAAATCACCAAGCGGCTGAAGATCGTCGAGGCCTTCCTCGAGTCCGGCAACAAGCCCGAGTGGATGATCATGGAAGTGATTCCCATCATCCCGCCCGAGCTGCGCCCGCTGGTCCCCCTGGACGGCGGCCGTTTCGCCACCTCGGACCTCAACGACCTGTACCGCCGCGTCATCAACCGGAACAACCGCCTCAAGCGGCTGCTGGAGCTCGGCGCGCCCGAGATCATCATCCGCAACGAGAAGCGCATGCTCCAGGAGGCCGTCGACGCCCTGTTCGACAACGGCCGCCGCGGCCGCGCCATCACCGGCACCAACGGTCGTCCGCTGAAGTCCCTGTCCGACATGATCAAGGGCAAGCAGGGCCGGTTCCGCCAGAACCTGCTCGGCAAGCGCGTCGACTACTCCGGCCGTTCGGTCATCGTCGTCGGCCCGAAGCTGAAGCTGCACCAGTGCGGCCTGCCCAAGAAGATGGCGCTGGAACTGTTCAAGCCGTTCATCTATTCCGAGCTTGAGAAGCGCGAGATCGCCACCACCATCAAATCCGCGAAGAAGATGGTCGAGCGCGAGGACCTGGTCGTCTGGGATATCCTGGAAGACGTGGTCCGCGAGTACCCGATCATGCTCAACCGCGCCCCGACCCTGCACCGGCTGGGCATCCAGGCCTTCGAGCCGCTGCTTGTCGAGGGCAAGGCCATCCAGCTGCACCCGCTCGTCTGTTCCGCCTACAACGCGGACTTCGACGGTGACCAGATGGCCGTTCACGTTCCGCTGTCCGTCGAGGCGCAGATCGAGTGCCGCGTGCTGATGATGTCCTCCAACAACATCCTCAGCCCGTCCAACGGCTCGCCGATCATCAACCCCTCGCAGGACATCGTCCTGGGCCTGTACTACCTGACCACGCCGCGTTCCTTCGAGAAGGGCGAGGGCATGATCTTCTCCTCCCCGGAAGAGGTCATCGCCGCCCACGACTTCGGCGCCGTCGGCATCCACGCCCGGATCAAGGTGCGCATCAACGGCGAGATCGTCGAGACCACCACCGGCCGGATCATCGTTTCCGAGCTGATCCCCGAGAAGGTCCCGTTCGAGCTGGTCAACTGCGTGCTGAACAAGAAGAACATCGCCGCCCTGGTCACCGGCGCCTACCGTCTGGCGGGCACCAAGGCCACCGTCATCCTGTGCGACAGGATCAAGGACCTGGGTTACGAATATGCCACCCGCGCTGGTGTGACCATCGGCGTCAAGGACCTCAAGATCCCGGACAAGAAGGCGAAGATGCTGGAAACGGCCAACGCCGAGGTGGACGAGATCGAGAACCAGTTCCAGGACGGCATCATCACCCGCACCGAGAAATACAATAAGGTCGTCGACGTCTGGACCAAGGTGACCAACGACATCTCCAATGAAATGATGCAGGAGATGTCCACCGACGTCCTGGTCGATCCCAAGACCGGCAACACCGAGGTCAACTCGAGCTTCAACCCCATCTACATGATGGCCACCTCCGGCGCTCGAGGCAACCAGGACCAGATGCGGCAGCTGGCCGGCATGCGCGGTCTGATGGCCAAGCCTTCGGGCGAGATCATCGAGACCCCGATCACCGCCTCCTTCCGCGAAGGGTTGTCGGTTCTCCAGTACTTCATCTCCACCCACGGCGCACGAAAGGGCCTGGCCGATACCGCGCTCAAGACCGCGAACTCCGGTTACCTGACCCGCCGCCTCGTGGACGTTGTCCAGGACGTGACCGTGTCCGAACTGGACTGCGGCACCGTGGACGGACTGGAGCTGACCCACTACATCAAGGGCGGCGAGATCAAGCAGCGCCTTGCGGAACGGGTTCTGGGCCGCGTGACCATGTTCGACACCTACGACGAGGAGACCGGCAAGCTGGTCATCCCGTCCAACACCATGATCGATGCCGCCTACGCCAAGAAGCTCGACGAGTCCGGCGTGAACTCCATCGTCATCCGCTCCGGCCTGACCTGCAAATCCAAGCAGGGCGTCTGCGCCATGTGCTACGGTCGCGACCTGGCCCGTGGCCACCTGGTCAACGTCGGTGAGACCGTCGGCATCATCGCCGCCCAGTCCATCGGCGAGCCGGGCACCCAGCTGACCATGCGTACCTTCCACATCGGCGGTACCGCATCCAAGGAAATCGAGTCCTCGAGCATCGAGTCGCAGCACAACGGCCGCGTCATCACCTCGCGCATGCGCACCGTCGTCAACTCCGACGGCCACAAGATGGTGCTCGGCAAGAGCTGCCAGGTGGGCATCGTGGACGAGCAGGGCCGCGAGCGTGAAAAGTACGTGCTGCCTTCCGGCGCGCGCCTGCTGGTCGACGAGGGCCAGGAGGTCAAGAAGGGCGCCGCCCTGGCCGAATGGGACCCGTACATGGAGCCGTTCATCGTCGACGTGTCCGGCGTCATCAAGTTCAAGGACATCATCGAAGGGAAGACCGTCCAGGAGGACCGTACCTCCAAGGCGTCCTTCACCATCATGGAATACCGCACCACCAACTACCGCCCGGCCGTGACCCTGCTGGGCGAGGGCGGCAAGCCCGTGCACCGGCCCGGCACCGATATCGATGCCAACTTCGCCATGCCCGTGGGCGCCATCCTCATGGTCAAGGACGGCGACACGGTCCGCGCGGGTGACGTTATCGCCCGTAAGCCGCGTGAGTCCTCCAAGACCAAGGACATCGTCGGTGGTCTGCCGCGCGTCGCCGAGCTGTTCGAGGTGCGCAAGCCCAAGGATCTGGGCGTCGTGTCCTCCATCGACGGCATCGTGACCTTCGGCCCCGAAACCAAGGGCAAGCGCAAGGTCATCGTCACCCCGGAGACCGGCGATGCTCAGGAATTCCTCATTCCCAAGGGTAAGCACATCACGGTCCAGGAGTCCGACTTCGTCGAGGCCGGCGACCTGCTGACCGAAGGCTCCCCGGAGCTGCACGACATCCTGCGGATCAAGGGCGAGAAGCATCTGGCCCGCTACCTGGTCGAGGAAATCCAGGACGTGTACCGGTTCCAGGGCGTCAACATCAACGACAAGCACATCGAGATCATCGTTCGCCAGATGCTCAAGAAGGTCTCCATCCTGAATCCCGGCTCCACCTCCTTCCTCATCGGAGAGCAGGTGGACAAGATGCGGTTCATGGAAGAGAACTCCAAGGTCGTGGCCGAAGGCGGCGAACCCGCCGTGGCCGAAACCCTGGTTCTGGGTATCACCCAGGCCTCGCTGTCCACGGACTCCTTCATCTCGGCCGCTTCGTTCCAGGAGACCACCAAGGTCCTGACCGAAGCGTCCCTGAAGGGCAAGTCCGACTACCTGCGCGGCCTGAAGGAAAACGTCATCGTGGGCCGTTTGGTGCCCGCCGGTACCGGCTTCCGGAAGTACACGGACGCCGAAATCAGCGTGCCCGATCAGCCCGAACGCCCGGACAAGTTCCTTGAGGAGCTGGAAGAAAGCCCGCTCCTCGTGGACATGCCCCTGGCATAA
- the rpsG gene encoding 30S ribosomal protein S7, with the protein MPRKGPVAKRQILPDPVYGSKLITRFINRLMLDGKKSTAERIFYKALEILADKTSEDALRAFEKCIDNIRPALEVKSRRVGGATYQVPMEVRPDRQTALAIRWAISYARGRGEKGMVARLSGELLDAFNNRGGAVKKREDTHKMAEANKAFAHYRW; encoded by the coding sequence ATGCCTCGTAAAGGTCCTGTCGCCAAGCGGCAGATCCTGCCGGATCCTGTATACGGCAGCAAGCTCATCACTCGCTTCATCAACCGTCTTATGTTGGACGGCAAGAAGTCCACTGCGGAAAGAATTTTCTACAAGGCACTCGAGATCCTGGCCGACAAGACCAGCGAAGACGCGCTGCGCGCCTTCGAGAAGTGCATCGACAACATCCGTCCCGCCCTGGAGGTCAAGTCCCGCCGTGTCGGCGGCGCCACGTACCAGGTGCCGATGGAAGTGCGTCCCGACCGTCAGACCGCCCTGGCCATTCGTTGGGCCATCTCCTACGCCCGCGGGCGTGGCGAGAAGGGCATGGTCGCCCGCCTGTCCGGCGAGCTCCTGGACGCCTTCAACAACCGTGGTGGCGCTGTGAAGAAGCGTGAAGACACCCACAAGATGGCTGAAGCCAACAAGGCTTTCGCTCACTACCGCTGGTAG
- the rplC gene encoding 50S ribosomal protein L3 produces the protein MAKTLGLLGRKVGMTRIFKDDGTICPVTVIEAGPCAVMQIKTMDKEGYNALQLGYDNVPERKVNKPMKGHMAKAGDALYRHLKEFPIEAIEGYELGQEITVDIFAAGEKVKVTGTSKGKGFQGVMKRHNFGGSRASHGAEKVHRVPGSVGNATYPGRVWKGKKMPGQMGNERVTLSNVEIVDVRPEDNVLVVKGQVPGPNNGLLMIRKNG, from the coding sequence ATGGCTAAGACTCTCGGACTGCTTGGCAGAAAAGTGGGCATGACCCGCATTTTCAAGGACGATGGTACCATCTGCCCCGTGACGGTCATTGAGGCCGGTCCCTGTGCGGTGATGCAGATCAAGACCATGGATAAGGAAGGCTACAATGCCCTGCAGCTCGGCTACGACAACGTGCCCGAGCGCAAGGTGAACAAGCCCATGAAAGGCCACATGGCCAAGGCCGGCGACGCCCTGTACCGCCACCTCAAGGAATTTCCCATTGAGGCCATCGAGGGCTACGAGCTGGGTCAGGAGATCACCGTCGACATCTTTGCCGCCGGTGAGAAGGTCAAGGTTACCGGCACCTCCAAGGGTAAGGGTTTCCAGGGCGTCATGAAGCGTCACAACTTCGGTGGCTCCCGCGCCTCCCACGGTGCCGAAAAAGTGCACCGCGTTCCCGGCTCCGTCGGTAACGCGACCTACCCCGGCCGTGTCTGGAAGGGCAAGAAGATGCCCGGCCAGATGGGGAACGAGCGTGTGACCTTGAGCAACGTTGAGATCGTCGATGTCCGTCCCGAGGATAACGTCCTCGTGGTCAAGGGCCAGGTGCCCGGACCGAACAACGGCCTCCTGATGATCCGCAAGAACGGCTAA
- the rplV gene encoding 50S ribosomal protein L22 has translation MEAKAVAKFIRVSPRKTRVVAENIKGKGVEDALNILRFTPKKPAEILRKVLYSAISNAEQMPGVDVDSLIVDTVMVNEGPTWKRIKPRAMGRAYRIRKRTSHITIVVKEQ, from the coding sequence ATGGAAGCCAAAGCAGTAGCAAAGTTCATTCGCGTGTCCCCGCGAAAGACCCGCGTCGTCGCCGAGAACATCAAGGGCAAGGGCGTCGAGGATGCTCTGAACATCCTCCGGTTCACCCCGAAGAAGCCCGCCGAGATTCTCCGCAAGGTTCTGTACTCCGCCATTTCCAATGCGGAGCAGATGCCCGGCGTCGATGTCGACTCCCTGATTGTCGACACGGTCATGGTCAATGAAGGTCCTACCTGGAAGCGTATCAAGCCGCGCGCCATGGGCCGCGCTTACCGCATCCGGAAGCGTACCAGCCACATCACCATCGTAGTGAAGGAACAGTAG
- the rplW gene encoding 50S ribosomal protein L23 produces MDYSKVLLKPVVSEKANEAKEQSNHVSFYVHPDSNKVEVKKAVEAAFDVKVESVNIVSKKAMPRKRMGRLTGGRVPGYKKAYVKLAAGDKIEIFEGV; encoded by the coding sequence ATGGATTATTCGAAAGTACTGCTCAAGCCCGTGGTCTCCGAAAAGGCCAACGAGGCCAAGGAGCAATCCAATCACGTCTCTTTTTACGTCCACCCCGATTCCAACAAGGTCGAGGTGAAGAAGGCCGTGGAAGCAGCCTTCGACGTCAAAGTCGAGTCCGTGAATATCGTCAGCAAGAAAGCGATGCCGCGCAAGCGCATGGGTCGCCTGACCGGCGGCCGCGTCCCCGGTTACAAGAAGGCCTACGTCAAGCTTGCAGCCGGCGATAAAATCGAAATCTTCGAAGGAGTGTAA
- the rpsS gene encoding 30S ribosomal protein S19 produces MPRSLKKGPFLDGHLIKKIQLAAENQDRRVIKTWSRRSTIVPEMVGMTFAVHNGRKFIPVFVTENMVGHKLGEFSPTRTYFGHVADKKK; encoded by the coding sequence ATGCCTAGATCTCTCAAAAAAGGCCCGTTCCTCGACGGTCACCTGATCAAGAAAATCCAGTTGGCTGCCGAAAATCAGGATCGCCGCGTGATCAAGACCTGGTCCCGCCGTTCCACGATCGTCCCCGAGATGGTCGGTATGACTTTCGCAGTCCACAATGGCCGGAAGTTCATCCCCGTGTTCGTGACCGAAAACATGGTCGGTCACAAGCTGGGTGAATTCTCCCCGACCCGCACCTACTTCGGCCACGTGGCCGACAAGAAGAAGTAG
- the rpsJ gene encoding 30S ribosomal protein S10, with protein MAASMASDRIRIKLRAYDYRILDKAVNEIVDTARNTGAAIAGPVPLPTDIHRTTVQKSVHVDKKSREQFEMRIHKRLLDILEPTQQTVDALGKLSLPAGVDVEIKL; from the coding sequence ATGGCTGCTTCGATGGCGAGCGATCGCATCAGAATTAAACTGAGAGCATACGATTACCGTATTCTGGACAAGGCTGTTAACGAGATCGTTGACACCGCCCGGAATACCGGTGCGGCTATTGCCGGCCCCGTGCCGCTGCCCACCGACATTCATCGTACCACCGTCCAGAAGTCTGTCCACGTTGACAAAAAGTCCCGTGAGCAGTTCGAAATGCGCATTCACAAGCGTCTTCTGGATATCCTCGAACCCACTCAGCAGACGGTTGATGCCCTGGGCAAGCTTTCGCTTCCCGCCGGCGTCGACGTCGAGATCAAGCTCTAG